DNA sequence from the Thermodesulfobacteriota bacterium genome:
GGAGCCGATGCTGCTGGAGGAGGAGGCGGATGCGACGGGGATGACGGAGAAGGCCGTGCGGGCGCTGCGTCGCCTGCGCAGGGTCGCGGCGGGGGACCCGCTGGTCCTGGTGCACGGCTCGCGGAACGCTCCATGCGATCAGCTGCGGATCGTCACCGCGTAACGATGCTCCCTGCGCTTCATGTCTGTCCCCCTTTTGCGGAAGATCTGACGATTCATGTACGTCCCCGTTCTGCGCGTTCTATAATGGCGCCATGAATCTGCTCGACATCGTCGTGGTCGCGCTGCTGGCGCTGTTCGCCGTCTTCGGCGTTTTGCGCGGGCTGGTGCGGCAGCTCTTCTCGATCGCGGGGCTGGTGGCGGGGCACATCGCCGGGATCCGGTTCTACGCCGACGCGGTCTCGCTCCTGAAGCTTTCTTTCCGATACGCCGAGGTGGCAGGATACGTGGGCATCCTCCTCGCCGTCTTCCTTGTCTTCTCCCTGCTCGGCGCCTTCATCGAGGCGAGGATCCGCAAGTCGAAGCTGTCGGCCGTGGACCGGCTCGGGGGGCTGGTC
Encoded proteins:
- a CDS encoding CvpA family protein: MNLLDIVVVALLALFAVFGVLRGLVRQLFSIAGLVAGHIAGIRFYADAVSLLKLSFRYAEVAGYVGILLAVFLVFSLLGAFIEARIRKSKLSAVDRLGGLVAGTAKGALLAVGLVFLLVIVLPKDARVIRESKAAPYAIAAGKWLADAFPESFADTFRKKIRAAEQ